The DNA region GCCAGGGAAAAAGGGATGTCGATGCGGACCGACTCCATCGTGGATGCGATGATCGAGCATCGCATAGCGAACTCGGACGAGCGCTGCCTGGAGTTTTTTGAGGAGGCGTACAAGGATAACGCGCGCGCCGCGCTCAAGCGCGATTGACTGGGCCTTTCCTGATGCTACAGCTCTCTCACTCATGAGCAAAAAATTCGCAGCGCTTGCAGCGCTGGCGCTCATCGCGCTGGCTTCGTACGCCCGGGCAGAGAGACCGAATCTCCGCGCCACCATCAACGACGTCTATACGATCCACTTTGTAGTCGACGGCACTAATCTCAAAGCGTTCGAGCGGGCCGTGGACGAGGGCAAGATGCCCACGGTGAAGAAGATGTTTTATGACCAGGGCGCGGTCTTCACGCACGGGCTCTCCCTTTTCCCGACCACCTCAACCACGGTATATCAGGCCTATGTCACGGGCCTTCTGCCCGGACACTCCGGGATTCCACACCTGGAGAGGATGGATCGAGAGACAGAGGATGTGATCGGCTACCTGACCGTCTCCGGCTTCGACAAGATCAACAGCGACCTCATCAACCTCAGAGCGATCACGAATCCGGAGGTGGTTGATATACAGCCGCCGACTACGATTTACGAGATGCTCGACGGATATCCGACAGAGGTTATCTACTCTTCGTTCTCGCGCGGAGCCGCGAACCGATATCCTGCGAAGGCGCCGATCAGTGCACTGTGGTCCACCTATGTCTCGGATGACGTGGAGAACGTGGACGTGCTCGCCATGAAGCGCGTCATGGAACTCTTCGGCGGCCCGACGGAAAAGATCCCCCGCTACGCTATGGTCGGCCTGTATTCCTCTGACATCATGGGCCACAAGCACGGGCCGCAGAGCGAGGATGTGCAGGCAGTGCTTACGCAGTTCGACGTCTTCCTGCGCGACTTCATGAAGCTCCTCGATGAACGCGGGATCGCGGACAAGACCTACATCATAATCACTGCAGACCACGGCATGCACGATACAGGCGAGCTCTTCAATCTCAACAAGGCGCTCTCCGACGCGGGCGTGAAAATCAGGTCCCCGAAGACGCACAAGGGCTGGTATGATGTCTACGCGGCCAGCCGCGGAGTGGCCTCGTCGCACATGTACGTGAGACACGAGGGCGGCTTCGAGCCGATCGTCGACCCGGATATCCCGAGGCATCTGCGCGGAAAAGACGGCGCCGAGATAGACCTCATAGAATTGCTTCGCAGCCTTGCGGCGGTCGAACTGATCGCGGTGCGCGCAGGCGACAGAAAGGCCCGCGTCTTCGACAGCCAAGGCGGCTTCGCCGACATCGCATGCTACACGCTGGACGGCACGGACTACTGCAGCTATGGGACGAAGGGGGGCGATCCCCTCGGATATTCTAAGAGCCCCAAACTCACGCGGCTCACAGACGGCAAACCGCACTCCTCGCTCGTCTGGAGGGACGCATCCGCAGGGGAGAGATATCCCGACGCGGTGATAGGACTGTCGCAGATATTCCACGACGGCAGGGCCGGCGACATCTTCGTCACCACCAAAGGCCGCTACGGCTTCCGCAAAGTGAAGATGGGAAACCACGGCGGCATAATCGAGGGCGACATGCGCGTGCCCCTGATGATTGCAGGACCCAATGTCCCCAAGGGCCGCTTCGGCGCCGCAAGACCCACGGACATCTACCCACTCATGCTCGAGTGGTTCGGACTCAAGGTCCCTGAAGGCAACTACGACGGAACAAACCCTTTTGCAAAACGCAGTCAAGAAAAGACCGGCATGGAAAGACTCGCGGAGGCGGAGCAGGCGTTGGATCACGGAAAACGGGTGAAGATCGGACCTTCCGTCAAATCCCTGGCGAGAAAAGAGGCTGCAAAGCGAAAGATCCTGGTCGACAAACTCGGCGCGCTGCTCGATGATATGAAGAACTCCTATGCGAAGGGCGCTTACGCGGAGGATCACGCGGCGATAGTGGAGCGGACGCTCGCCTGGGCAAGGGGCGCCCT from bacterium includes:
- a CDS encoding alkaline phosphatase family protein, which translates into the protein MSKKFAALAALALIALASYARAERPNLRATINDVYTIHFVVDGTNLKAFERAVDEGKMPTVKKMFYDQGAVFTHGLSLFPTTSTTVYQAYVTGLLPGHSGIPHLERMDRETEDVIGYLTVSGFDKINSDLINLRAITNPEVVDIQPPTTIYEMLDGYPTEVIYSSFSRGAANRYPAKAPISALWSTYVSDDVENVDVLAMKRVMELFGGPTEKIPRYAMVGLYSSDIMGHKHGPQSEDVQAVLTQFDVFLRDFMKLLDERGIADKTYIIITADHGMHDTGELFNLNKALSDAGVKIRSPKTHKGWYDVYAASRGVASSHMYVRHEGGFEPIVDPDIPRHLRGKDGAEIDLIELLRSLAAVELIAVRAGDRKARVFDSQGGFADIACYTLDGTDYCSYGTKGGDPLGYSKSPKLTRLTDGKPHSSLVWRDASAGERYPDAVIGLSQIFHDGRAGDIFVTTKGRYGFRKVKMGNHGGIIEGDMRVPLMIAGPNVPKGRFGAARPTDIYPLMLEWFGLKVPEGNYDGTNPFAKRSQEKTGMERLAEAEQALDHGKRVKIGPSVKSLARKEAAKRKILVDKLGALLDDMKNSYAKGAYAEDHAAIVERTLAWARGALERMEDLAR